One window from the genome of Poecilia reticulata strain Guanapo linkage group LG9, Guppy_female_1.0+MT, whole genome shotgun sequence encodes:
- the LOC103470246 gene encoding kinesin-like protein KIF24 isoform X3 yields the protein MHDLQKCRYGEGQRISVCVRKRPLTLAECKRGEVDVVTTPSGECMAVVHESKEAVDLTEYILQHRYHFDQVFGEEISNEEVYLKTAYPLVQHMLSGGKATCFAYGQTGAGKTHTMLGSSPAGTGLYALAVRDIFAHLSETSASLLVYVSFFEIYCGQLYDLLEHRKRLFAREDGKKVVHISGLRDIRVDSVSSLLEVISQGTAERTQGTSGVNPLSSRSHALLQIQLRKLNQQIAGRIWFVDLAGSERASDAKEPNKQSRMEGAEINQSLLALKECIRSLDKEESHTPFRQSKLTQVLKDSFVGDSKTCMIANISPGHSATEHTLNTLRYADRVKELRGQNGPIGRKRSRSNMARSDNSNTGNRRNVGTSKNPKLGNQNKNFSPKTHTSPHISQPVFCSTPTKHSCLEETQSRNRKVIELEHISPIRGSLAQTEDRCLSRGLEVRQDGRTENEMYNDIHSNCVKGKHTRAVGMLGQQNSGAVKGGDLTFSKRESGFYHREKESHQQTMEERKREEPEWTEMRRQAASCRDTCKEEEELREGELHKADEKEKVRHLREYHQQLQQFSPSPMSSYVHPLSSSSFSFSTRESLSSLLHSSNFSFSTQTDPCLEETSSVQTETFANHTKNVADDDKCENERKVKTEAAGRKEEKRLAGMKGGHLRDCWMGSTEVESKQIPTKTEAHLSGCLDSEVKRDVDLQKQQTTDIAWSHEQKGVSDYYSKNLHLQFNALSPVCENSSKVSLLPQVDISGDSLSCFMDPLSISQLHVEQQRQPAGPHEEFSLSPLEPPHSKSLQMNMSATYDTATAAGHHEQKKCIAITVNGRGTDTPYSIQDQGNKEKKPSTLEKNLTASIIKSQASSLIKSTEDCSSQSTHNSLECTHNIHSKTNISKQHSEPQYDSLNSAQAHYYNISRVAAEQFNPAELGGEESGNQQIKPTIHLFTVDSSDHARLHIIEVHMEQLKEMEAICHKEGELLCQQHDLVFVEFVHKLDEILERKAQCVHSMKAHLRPYLKTNHHSTQED from the exons aTGCACGATTtacaaaaatg cagatATGGGGAAGGACAACGGATCAGCGTGTGTGTGAGGAAACGACCTTTAACTCTTGCAGAGTGCAAAAGAGGAGAGGTAGATGTTGTGACAACTCCGAGTGGAGAGTGTATGGCAGTTGTGCACGAAAGCAAAGAAGCTGTGGATCTCACAGAGTACATATTACAG CACAGGTATCATTTCGACCAAGTTTTTGGAGAGGAGATCTCCAATGAAGAGGTCTATCTGAAAACAGCGTATCCTTTGGTACAGCACATGCTCAGTGG AGGCAAGGCCACCTGCTTTGCATATGGACAGACAGGTGCAGGAAAGACTCACACCATGCTGGGTTCATCCCCTGCTGGAACTGGCTTATATGCTCTAGCCGTTCGGGACATTTTTGCTCACCTGTCTGAGACAAGCGCATCTCTACTGGTTTATGTCAGCTTCTTTGAAATCTACTGCGGCCAGCTGTACGACTTGTTGGAACATAGGAAAAG GTTATTTGCCAGGGAGGATGGAAAGAAAGTGGTTCACATTTCAGGTCTGCGGGACATCCGAGTGGATTCAGTCAGCTCGCTGCTGGAG GTAATTTCACAGGGAACAGCTGAGCGAACACAAGGGACAAGTGGTGTGAATCCTCTTTCCTCTCGATCCCATGCCTTGCTTCAGATTCAGCTCAGGAAGCTTAATCAGCAGATAGCTGGAAG AATATGGTTTGTGGACCTGGCAGGCAGTGAGAGAGCATCAGATGCCAAAGAACCAAACAAGCAGAGTCGCATGGAGGGAGCTGAGATCAACCAGAGCCTGCTGGCT CTGAAAGAATGTATCCGTTCACTGGACAAAGAGGAATCTCACACTCCTTTCCGACAAAGCAAACTCACTCAG gttttaaagGACTCGTTTGTTGGTGACTCGAAGACATGCATGATTGCCAACATTTCACCGGGTCACTCAGCAACAGAACACACACTCAATACTCTGAGATATGCAGATCG TGTGAAGGAGTTGAGAGGACAAAATGGGCcaattggaagaaaaagaagcagaagcaaCATGGCCCGGTCTGACAACAGCAACACAGGGAACAGAAGAAATGTTGGGACTTCTAAAAATCCAAAGTTAGGAAATCAGAACAAGAATTTCAGTCCCAAAACACATACCAGCCCACACATATCACAACCAGTTTTTTGCTCAACACCCACAAAACATTCTTGTTTAGAGGAAACACAAtcaagaaacagaaaagtcaTAGAACTTGAACATATTAGCCCAATTAGGGGGTCGTTGGCACAGACTGAAGACAGGTGTTTGAGTAGAGGACTGGAGGTCAGACAGGATGGgagaactgaaaatgaaatgtacaaTGATATTCACAGTAACTGTGTTAAAGGGAAACATACCAGAGCAGTGGGGATGTTGGGACAACAAAACAGTGGAGCCGTTAAAGGGGGTGACTTAACTTTTTCTAAAAGGGAATCCGGATTCTACCACAGGGAAAAGGAGAGCCATCAGCAGACTatggaagagagaaagagagaggaaccAGAATGGACAGAAATGAGAAGACAGGCTGCAAGCTGTAGAGACACATGCAAGGAAGAAGAGGAGTTAAGAGAAGGAGAACTACACAAAGCTGACGAAAAAGAGAAAGTGAGGCATCTGAGAGAGTatcatcagcagctgcagcagttttcACCTTCACCAATGTCTTCATACGTCCATCCTCTCTCATcttcatctttctctttctctacTCGGGAATCTCTGTCTTCCCTCCTGCACTCGTCTAACTTTTCATTCTCTACCCAAACCGATCCTTGTTTAGAAGAGACTTCAAGTGTGCAAACCGAAACCTTTGCAAACCACACTAAGAATGTTGCTGATGACGATAAGTGTGAAAATGAGAGGAAGGTGAAGACTGAGGCAgctgggaggaaggaggagaagaggctAGCTGGTATGAAGGGGGGACACCTGAGGGACTGCTGGATGGGAAGCACAGAGGTGGAGTCCAAGCAAATCCCAACAAAAACAGAGGCACACCTGTCCGGTTGCCTTGATTCAGAGGTCAAAAGGGATGTGGATCTGCAGAAACAGCAAACAACAGACATAGCATGGAGCCATGAGCAGAAAGGAGTGTCTGATTACTACAGCAAAAATCTTCATCTGCAATTTAATGCACTTTCCCCAGTAtgtgaaaacagcagcaaagtgtcTCTTTTACCTCAAGTTGATATTTCTGGAGATTCTCTAAGCTGCTTTATGGATCCTCTCAGCATTTCCCAGCTTCATGtggagcagcagcggcagccTGCTGGTCCACACGAAGAATTTTCCTTGTCTCCATTGGAGCCGCCCCACTCAAAGAGCCTCCAGATGAATATGTCTGCTACATATGACACTGCAACAGCAGCTGGTCACCATGAGCAAAAGAAATGCATCGCAATCACTGTCAATGGAAGAG GTACAGATACACCTTACTCCATCCAAGACCAGGGCAACAAGGAGAAAAAACCAtcaactttagaaaaaaatttaactgcatCCATAATTAAGTCCCAGGCTTCATCTTTAATCAAAAGCACTGAGGATTGTAGCTCTCAGTCTACACACAATTCACTAGAATGTACACATAATATACACTCTAAAACCAACATATCTAAGCAACATTCAGAGCCTCAATATGACTCCTTGAACTCAGCACAGGCACATTATTACAATATCTCAAGAGTTGCTGCTGAGCAGTTCAATCCTGCTGAGTTAGGTGGAGAAGAAAGCGGCAACCAGCAAATCAAACCCACAATCCATCTGTTCACCGTGGACAGTTCGGACCACGCAAG GTTGCACATTATTGAGGTCCACATGGAGCAGCTGAAAGAGATGGAAGCTATTTGTCACAAAGAGGGGGAACTTCTTTGCCAGCAGCATGATCTG GTTTTTGTGGAATTTGTCCACAAGCTGGATGAGATCCTGGAGAGGAAGGCTCAGTGTGTACACAGCATGAAAGCTCATCTGAGGCCCTATCTGAAGACCAACCATCACTCCACACAAGAAGATtag
- the LOC103470246 gene encoding kinesin heavy chain-like isoform X2, producing the protein MTVCLYNCLSAAGLQRHYSRFTLMGVYRAAHLSTLSMEDYPLLGVCSMEDRARLFQLVQLVKSLDLRSLRNDDIGIYNKCDYEDSNELFPANNSFSPDGYGNSNGDVRRDKNESGAVSNAFGDRPSYVRRRLDFSAENTDQRLCSHFEDTIHVYASHNRNDDPVCENGSATPIQLGLHSRKAVVCDLRQSSLLNERSCSCDPHNGQSIQLHVTRESSMLNSHIRLVPKSETFNKLNPPPAAVTSESFINKPSAQKDRKTISRKKKSPADVTKPTPIYEAKTTAGYNYGLPLSPPQAAKYGEGQRISVCVRKRPLTLAECKRGEVDVVTTPSGECMAVVHESKEAVDLTEYILQHRYHFDQVFGEEISNEEVYLKTAYPLVQHMLSGGKATCFAYGQTGAGKTHTMLGSSPAGTGLYALAVRDIFAHLSETSASLLVYVSFFEIYCGQLYDLLEHRKRLFAREDGKKVVHISGLRDIRVDSVSSLLEVISQGTAERTQGTSGVNPLSSRSHALLQIQLRKLNQQIAGRIWFVDLAGSERASDAKEPNKQSRMEGAEINQSLLALKECIRSLDKEESHTPFRQSKLTQVLKDSFVGDSKTCMIANISPGHSATEHTLNTLRYADRVKELRGQNGPIGRKRSRSNMARSDNSNTGNRRNVGTSKNPKLGNQNKNFSPKTHTSPHISQPVFCSTPTKHSCLEETQSRNRKVIELEHISPIRGSLAQTEDRCLSRGLEVRQDGRTENEMYNDIHSNCVKGKHTRAVGMLGQQNSGAVKGGDLTFSKRESGFYHREKESHQQTMEERKREEPEWTEMRRQAASCRDTCKEEEELREGELHKADEKEKVRHLREYHQQLQQFSPSPMSSYVHPLSSSSFSFSTRESLSSLLHSSNFSFSTQTDPCLEETSSVQTETFANHTKNVADDDKCENERKVKTEAAGRKEEKRLAGMKGGHLRDCWMGSTEVESKQIPTKTEAHLSGCLDSEVKRDVDLQKQQTTDIAWSHEQKGVSDYYSKNLHLQFNALSPVCENSSKVSLLPQVDISGDSLSCFMDPLSISQLHVEQQRQPAGPHEEFSLSPLEPPHSKSLQMNMSATYDTATAAGHHEQKKCIAITVNGRGTDTPYSIQDQGNKEKKPSTLEKNLTASIIKSQASSLIKSTEDCSSQSTHNSLECTHNIHSKTNISKQHSEPQYDSLNSAQAHYYNISRVAAEQFNPAELGGEESGNQQIKPTIHLFTVDSSDHARLHIIEVHMEQLKEMEAICHKEGELLCQQHDLVFVEFVHKLDEILERKAQCVHSMKAHLRPYLKTNHHSTQED; encoded by the exons ATGACAGTTTGCCTGTACAATTGTCTGTCGGCGGCTGGGCTTCAGCGTCATTATTCAAG gTTCACCTTGATGGGTGTTTACCGGGCAGCCCATCTTTCCACACTGAGCATGGAGGACTACCCCCTCCTGGGAGTTTGCTCTATGGAGGACAGAGCTCGCCTTTTCCAGCTGGTCCAACTGGTTAAAAGCCTTGATCTAAGGAGCCTTAGAAATGACGATATTGGGATTTACAATAAGTGCGATTATGAAGACAGTAATGAGCTATTTCCTGCTAATAATAGCTTCAGTCCTGATGGATATGGAAACTCCAATGGAGATGTGAGAAGGGATAAGAATGAAAGTGGAGCTGTTTCTAATGCATTCGGTGATAGACCATCATATGTTCGCAGACGGCTGGATTTCTCTGCTGAAAACACAGACCAGAGATTGTGTTCTCATTTTGAAGACACCATTCATGTCTACGCAAGTCACAACAGGAATGATGATCCAGTTTGTGAAAACGGATCAGCCACACCCATTCAACTGGGGCTTCACAGCAGAAAAGCTGTGGTGTGTGACCTTCGACAAAGCTCATTACTAAATGAGCGTAGCTGTTCATGTGATCCTCACAATGGACAAAGCATCCAGCTGCACGTCACACGGGAATCTTCAATGCTCAACTCTCACATCAGATTAGTACCAAAGAGCGAGACATTCAACAAATTGAATCCTCCCCCAGCAGCAGTAACATCGGAAtcatttattaacaaaccatcagcacagaaagacagaaagacaatCTCCAGGAAGAAAAAGAGTCCTGCAGATGTTACCAAGCCCACGCCCAtttatgaagcaaaaacaacagcCGGCTACAACTATGGACTACCTCTGAGTCCTCCTCAGGCTGCAAA atATGGGGAAGGACAACGGATCAGCGTGTGTGTGAGGAAACGACCTTTAACTCTTGCAGAGTGCAAAAGAGGAGAGGTAGATGTTGTGACAACTCCGAGTGGAGAGTGTATGGCAGTTGTGCACGAAAGCAAAGAAGCTGTGGATCTCACAGAGTACATATTACAG CACAGGTATCATTTCGACCAAGTTTTTGGAGAGGAGATCTCCAATGAAGAGGTCTATCTGAAAACAGCGTATCCTTTGGTACAGCACATGCTCAGTGG AGGCAAGGCCACCTGCTTTGCATATGGACAGACAGGTGCAGGAAAGACTCACACCATGCTGGGTTCATCCCCTGCTGGAACTGGCTTATATGCTCTAGCCGTTCGGGACATTTTTGCTCACCTGTCTGAGACAAGCGCATCTCTACTGGTTTATGTCAGCTTCTTTGAAATCTACTGCGGCCAGCTGTACGACTTGTTGGAACATAGGAAAAG GTTATTTGCCAGGGAGGATGGAAAGAAAGTGGTTCACATTTCAGGTCTGCGGGACATCCGAGTGGATTCAGTCAGCTCGCTGCTGGAG GTAATTTCACAGGGAACAGCTGAGCGAACACAAGGGACAAGTGGTGTGAATCCTCTTTCCTCTCGATCCCATGCCTTGCTTCAGATTCAGCTCAGGAAGCTTAATCAGCAGATAGCTGGAAG AATATGGTTTGTGGACCTGGCAGGCAGTGAGAGAGCATCAGATGCCAAAGAACCAAACAAGCAGAGTCGCATGGAGGGAGCTGAGATCAACCAGAGCCTGCTGGCT CTGAAAGAATGTATCCGTTCACTGGACAAAGAGGAATCTCACACTCCTTTCCGACAAAGCAAACTCACTCAG gttttaaagGACTCGTTTGTTGGTGACTCGAAGACATGCATGATTGCCAACATTTCACCGGGTCACTCAGCAACAGAACACACACTCAATACTCTGAGATATGCAGATCG TGTGAAGGAGTTGAGAGGACAAAATGGGCcaattggaagaaaaagaagcagaagcaaCATGGCCCGGTCTGACAACAGCAACACAGGGAACAGAAGAAATGTTGGGACTTCTAAAAATCCAAAGTTAGGAAATCAGAACAAGAATTTCAGTCCCAAAACACATACCAGCCCACACATATCACAACCAGTTTTTTGCTCAACACCCACAAAACATTCTTGTTTAGAGGAAACACAAtcaagaaacagaaaagtcaTAGAACTTGAACATATTAGCCCAATTAGGGGGTCGTTGGCACAGACTGAAGACAGGTGTTTGAGTAGAGGACTGGAGGTCAGACAGGATGGgagaactgaaaatgaaatgtacaaTGATATTCACAGTAACTGTGTTAAAGGGAAACATACCAGAGCAGTGGGGATGTTGGGACAACAAAACAGTGGAGCCGTTAAAGGGGGTGACTTAACTTTTTCTAAAAGGGAATCCGGATTCTACCACAGGGAAAAGGAGAGCCATCAGCAGACTatggaagagagaaagagagaggaaccAGAATGGACAGAAATGAGAAGACAGGCTGCAAGCTGTAGAGACACATGCAAGGAAGAAGAGGAGTTAAGAGAAGGAGAACTACACAAAGCTGACGAAAAAGAGAAAGTGAGGCATCTGAGAGAGTatcatcagcagctgcagcagttttcACCTTCACCAATGTCTTCATACGTCCATCCTCTCTCATcttcatctttctctttctctacTCGGGAATCTCTGTCTTCCCTCCTGCACTCGTCTAACTTTTCATTCTCTACCCAAACCGATCCTTGTTTAGAAGAGACTTCAAGTGTGCAAACCGAAACCTTTGCAAACCACACTAAGAATGTTGCTGATGACGATAAGTGTGAAAATGAGAGGAAGGTGAAGACTGAGGCAgctgggaggaaggaggagaagaggctAGCTGGTATGAAGGGGGGACACCTGAGGGACTGCTGGATGGGAAGCACAGAGGTGGAGTCCAAGCAAATCCCAACAAAAACAGAGGCACACCTGTCCGGTTGCCTTGATTCAGAGGTCAAAAGGGATGTGGATCTGCAGAAACAGCAAACAACAGACATAGCATGGAGCCATGAGCAGAAAGGAGTGTCTGATTACTACAGCAAAAATCTTCATCTGCAATTTAATGCACTTTCCCCAGTAtgtgaaaacagcagcaaagtgtcTCTTTTACCTCAAGTTGATATTTCTGGAGATTCTCTAAGCTGCTTTATGGATCCTCTCAGCATTTCCCAGCTTCATGtggagcagcagcggcagccTGCTGGTCCACACGAAGAATTTTCCTTGTCTCCATTGGAGCCGCCCCACTCAAAGAGCCTCCAGATGAATATGTCTGCTACATATGACACTGCAACAGCAGCTGGTCACCATGAGCAAAAGAAATGCATCGCAATCACTGTCAATGGAAGAG GTACAGATACACCTTACTCCATCCAAGACCAGGGCAACAAGGAGAAAAAACCAtcaactttagaaaaaaatttaactgcatCCATAATTAAGTCCCAGGCTTCATCTTTAATCAAAAGCACTGAGGATTGTAGCTCTCAGTCTACACACAATTCACTAGAATGTACACATAATATACACTCTAAAACCAACATATCTAAGCAACATTCAGAGCCTCAATATGACTCCTTGAACTCAGCACAGGCACATTATTACAATATCTCAAGAGTTGCTGCTGAGCAGTTCAATCCTGCTGAGTTAGGTGGAGAAGAAAGCGGCAACCAGCAAATCAAACCCACAATCCATCTGTTCACCGTGGACAGTTCGGACCACGCAAG GTTGCACATTATTGAGGTCCACATGGAGCAGCTGAAAGAGATGGAAGCTATTTGTCACAAAGAGGGGGAACTTCTTTGCCAGCAGCATGATCTG GTTTTTGTGGAATTTGTCCACAAGCTGGATGAGATCCTGGAGAGGAAGGCTCAGTGTGTACACAGCATGAAAGCTCATCTGAGGCCCTATCTGAAGACCAACCATCACTCCACACAAGAAGATtag
- the LOC103470246 gene encoding kinesin heavy chain-like isoform X1 has product MTVCLYNCLSAAGLQRHYSRFTLMGVYRAAHLSTLSMEDYPLLGVCSMEDRARLFQLVQLVKSLDLRSLRNDDIGIYNKCDYEDSNELFPANNSFSPDGYGNSNGDVRRDKNESGAVSNAFGDRPSYVRRRLDFSAENTDQRLCSHFEDTIHVYASHNRNDDPVCENGSATPIQLGLHSRKAVVCDLRQSSLLNERSCSCDPHNGQSIQLHVTRESSMLNSHIRLVPKSETFNKLNPPPAAVTSESFINKPSAQKDRKTISRKKKSPADVTKPTPIYEAKTTAGYNYGLPLSPPQAANRYGEGQRISVCVRKRPLTLAECKRGEVDVVTTPSGECMAVVHESKEAVDLTEYILQHRYHFDQVFGEEISNEEVYLKTAYPLVQHMLSGGKATCFAYGQTGAGKTHTMLGSSPAGTGLYALAVRDIFAHLSETSASLLVYVSFFEIYCGQLYDLLEHRKRLFAREDGKKVVHISGLRDIRVDSVSSLLEVISQGTAERTQGTSGVNPLSSRSHALLQIQLRKLNQQIAGRIWFVDLAGSERASDAKEPNKQSRMEGAEINQSLLALKECIRSLDKEESHTPFRQSKLTQVLKDSFVGDSKTCMIANISPGHSATEHTLNTLRYADRVKELRGQNGPIGRKRSRSNMARSDNSNTGNRRNVGTSKNPKLGNQNKNFSPKTHTSPHISQPVFCSTPTKHSCLEETQSRNRKVIELEHISPIRGSLAQTEDRCLSRGLEVRQDGRTENEMYNDIHSNCVKGKHTRAVGMLGQQNSGAVKGGDLTFSKRESGFYHREKESHQQTMEERKREEPEWTEMRRQAASCRDTCKEEEELREGELHKADEKEKVRHLREYHQQLQQFSPSPMSSYVHPLSSSSFSFSTRESLSSLLHSSNFSFSTQTDPCLEETSSVQTETFANHTKNVADDDKCENERKVKTEAAGRKEEKRLAGMKGGHLRDCWMGSTEVESKQIPTKTEAHLSGCLDSEVKRDVDLQKQQTTDIAWSHEQKGVSDYYSKNLHLQFNALSPVCENSSKVSLLPQVDISGDSLSCFMDPLSISQLHVEQQRQPAGPHEEFSLSPLEPPHSKSLQMNMSATYDTATAAGHHEQKKCIAITVNGRGTDTPYSIQDQGNKEKKPSTLEKNLTASIIKSQASSLIKSTEDCSSQSTHNSLECTHNIHSKTNISKQHSEPQYDSLNSAQAHYYNISRVAAEQFNPAELGGEESGNQQIKPTIHLFTVDSSDHARLHIIEVHMEQLKEMEAICHKEGELLCQQHDLVFVEFVHKLDEILERKAQCVHSMKAHLRPYLKTNHHSTQED; this is encoded by the exons ATGACAGTTTGCCTGTACAATTGTCTGTCGGCGGCTGGGCTTCAGCGTCATTATTCAAG gTTCACCTTGATGGGTGTTTACCGGGCAGCCCATCTTTCCACACTGAGCATGGAGGACTACCCCCTCCTGGGAGTTTGCTCTATGGAGGACAGAGCTCGCCTTTTCCAGCTGGTCCAACTGGTTAAAAGCCTTGATCTAAGGAGCCTTAGAAATGACGATATTGGGATTTACAATAAGTGCGATTATGAAGACAGTAATGAGCTATTTCCTGCTAATAATAGCTTCAGTCCTGATGGATATGGAAACTCCAATGGAGATGTGAGAAGGGATAAGAATGAAAGTGGAGCTGTTTCTAATGCATTCGGTGATAGACCATCATATGTTCGCAGACGGCTGGATTTCTCTGCTGAAAACACAGACCAGAGATTGTGTTCTCATTTTGAAGACACCATTCATGTCTACGCAAGTCACAACAGGAATGATGATCCAGTTTGTGAAAACGGATCAGCCACACCCATTCAACTGGGGCTTCACAGCAGAAAAGCTGTGGTGTGTGACCTTCGACAAAGCTCATTACTAAATGAGCGTAGCTGTTCATGTGATCCTCACAATGGACAAAGCATCCAGCTGCACGTCACACGGGAATCTTCAATGCTCAACTCTCACATCAGATTAGTACCAAAGAGCGAGACATTCAACAAATTGAATCCTCCCCCAGCAGCAGTAACATCGGAAtcatttattaacaaaccatcagcacagaaagacagaaagacaatCTCCAGGAAGAAAAAGAGTCCTGCAGATGTTACCAAGCCCACGCCCAtttatgaagcaaaaacaacagcCGGCTACAACTATGGACTACCTCTGAGTCCTCCTCAGGCTGCAAA cagatATGGGGAAGGACAACGGATCAGCGTGTGTGTGAGGAAACGACCTTTAACTCTTGCAGAGTGCAAAAGAGGAGAGGTAGATGTTGTGACAACTCCGAGTGGAGAGTGTATGGCAGTTGTGCACGAAAGCAAAGAAGCTGTGGATCTCACAGAGTACATATTACAG CACAGGTATCATTTCGACCAAGTTTTTGGAGAGGAGATCTCCAATGAAGAGGTCTATCTGAAAACAGCGTATCCTTTGGTACAGCACATGCTCAGTGG AGGCAAGGCCACCTGCTTTGCATATGGACAGACAGGTGCAGGAAAGACTCACACCATGCTGGGTTCATCCCCTGCTGGAACTGGCTTATATGCTCTAGCCGTTCGGGACATTTTTGCTCACCTGTCTGAGACAAGCGCATCTCTACTGGTTTATGTCAGCTTCTTTGAAATCTACTGCGGCCAGCTGTACGACTTGTTGGAACATAGGAAAAG GTTATTTGCCAGGGAGGATGGAAAGAAAGTGGTTCACATTTCAGGTCTGCGGGACATCCGAGTGGATTCAGTCAGCTCGCTGCTGGAG GTAATTTCACAGGGAACAGCTGAGCGAACACAAGGGACAAGTGGTGTGAATCCTCTTTCCTCTCGATCCCATGCCTTGCTTCAGATTCAGCTCAGGAAGCTTAATCAGCAGATAGCTGGAAG AATATGGTTTGTGGACCTGGCAGGCAGTGAGAGAGCATCAGATGCCAAAGAACCAAACAAGCAGAGTCGCATGGAGGGAGCTGAGATCAACCAGAGCCTGCTGGCT CTGAAAGAATGTATCCGTTCACTGGACAAAGAGGAATCTCACACTCCTTTCCGACAAAGCAAACTCACTCAG gttttaaagGACTCGTTTGTTGGTGACTCGAAGACATGCATGATTGCCAACATTTCACCGGGTCACTCAGCAACAGAACACACACTCAATACTCTGAGATATGCAGATCG TGTGAAGGAGTTGAGAGGACAAAATGGGCcaattggaagaaaaagaagcagaagcaaCATGGCCCGGTCTGACAACAGCAACACAGGGAACAGAAGAAATGTTGGGACTTCTAAAAATCCAAAGTTAGGAAATCAGAACAAGAATTTCAGTCCCAAAACACATACCAGCCCACACATATCACAACCAGTTTTTTGCTCAACACCCACAAAACATTCTTGTTTAGAGGAAACACAAtcaagaaacagaaaagtcaTAGAACTTGAACATATTAGCCCAATTAGGGGGTCGTTGGCACAGACTGAAGACAGGTGTTTGAGTAGAGGACTGGAGGTCAGACAGGATGGgagaactgaaaatgaaatgtacaaTGATATTCACAGTAACTGTGTTAAAGGGAAACATACCAGAGCAGTGGGGATGTTGGGACAACAAAACAGTGGAGCCGTTAAAGGGGGTGACTTAACTTTTTCTAAAAGGGAATCCGGATTCTACCACAGGGAAAAGGAGAGCCATCAGCAGACTatggaagagagaaagagagaggaaccAGAATGGACAGAAATGAGAAGACAGGCTGCAAGCTGTAGAGACACATGCAAGGAAGAAGAGGAGTTAAGAGAAGGAGAACTACACAAAGCTGACGAAAAAGAGAAAGTGAGGCATCTGAGAGAGTatcatcagcagctgcagcagttttcACCTTCACCAATGTCTTCATACGTCCATCCTCTCTCATcttcatctttctctttctctacTCGGGAATCTCTGTCTTCCCTCCTGCACTCGTCTAACTTTTCATTCTCTACCCAAACCGATCCTTGTTTAGAAGAGACTTCAAGTGTGCAAACCGAAACCTTTGCAAACCACACTAAGAATGTTGCTGATGACGATAAGTGTGAAAATGAGAGGAAGGTGAAGACTGAGGCAgctgggaggaaggaggagaagaggctAGCTGGTATGAAGGGGGGACACCTGAGGGACTGCTGGATGGGAAGCACAGAGGTGGAGTCCAAGCAAATCCCAACAAAAACAGAGGCACACCTGTCCGGTTGCCTTGATTCAGAGGTCAAAAGGGATGTGGATCTGCAGAAACAGCAAACAACAGACATAGCATGGAGCCATGAGCAGAAAGGAGTGTCTGATTACTACAGCAAAAATCTTCATCTGCAATTTAATGCACTTTCCCCAGTAtgtgaaaacagcagcaaagtgtcTCTTTTACCTCAAGTTGATATTTCTGGAGATTCTCTAAGCTGCTTTATGGATCCTCTCAGCATTTCCCAGCTTCATGtggagcagcagcggcagccTGCTGGTCCACACGAAGAATTTTCCTTGTCTCCATTGGAGCCGCCCCACTCAAAGAGCCTCCAGATGAATATGTCTGCTACATATGACACTGCAACAGCAGCTGGTCACCATGAGCAAAAGAAATGCATCGCAATCACTGTCAATGGAAGAG GTACAGATACACCTTACTCCATCCAAGACCAGGGCAACAAGGAGAAAAAACCAtcaactttagaaaaaaatttaactgcatCCATAATTAAGTCCCAGGCTTCATCTTTAATCAAAAGCACTGAGGATTGTAGCTCTCAGTCTACACACAATTCACTAGAATGTACACATAATATACACTCTAAAACCAACATATCTAAGCAACATTCAGAGCCTCAATATGACTCCTTGAACTCAGCACAGGCACATTATTACAATATCTCAAGAGTTGCTGCTGAGCAGTTCAATCCTGCTGAGTTAGGTGGAGAAGAAAGCGGCAACCAGCAAATCAAACCCACAATCCATCTGTTCACCGTGGACAGTTCGGACCACGCAAG GTTGCACATTATTGAGGTCCACATGGAGCAGCTGAAAGAGATGGAAGCTATTTGTCACAAAGAGGGGGAACTTCTTTGCCAGCAGCATGATCTG GTTTTTGTGGAATTTGTCCACAAGCTGGATGAGATCCTGGAGAGGAAGGCTCAGTGTGTACACAGCATGAAAGCTCATCTGAGGCCCTATCTGAAGACCAACCATCACTCCACACAAGAAGATtag